A genomic region of Nostoc sp. 'Peltigera membranacea cyanobiont' N6 contains the following coding sequences:
- a CDS encoding response regulator transcription factor, protein MLKIVIVEPETFTLLGIKAAIEQSPDIEVTGDATSGKLGFQLIEQTNPDVVLVDLLLPDMSGLELTSSIKRKTNSKVVIFTNQTHSDFIKSAFRHGADSYMLKSADIELIELAIKRAYSDECLLDPKLAKKLLKNLDKNRYIDPNSVDKNLLDSPTERQIQVLRLLAQGLGFEQIAKEMFLSVSTVKHYASDLYSKWHVKNSYEAIKRGAMLGYIDYNLIVNE, encoded by the coding sequence ATGCTGAAAATAGTAATTGTTGAACCAGAAACATTCACGCTCTTAGGCATCAAAGCTGCTATTGAACAATCTCCAGATATAGAAGTAACTGGTGATGCCACCAGTGGAAAGCTGGGTTTTCAGTTAATTGAACAGACCAACCCTGATGTTGTGTTAGTTGATTTACTCTTACCCGACATGAGTGGTTTAGAACTGACTAGCTCAATCAAAAGGAAAACTAATAGTAAAGTGGTGATTTTTACTAATCAGACTCATTCCGACTTTATTAAGTCGGCTTTTCGTCATGGGGCTGATTCTTATATGCTCAAAAGTGCTGATATAGAATTGATTGAACTAGCCATCAAGAGAGCTTACTCTGATGAATGCCTGCTTGACCCGAAGCTGGCTAAAAAACTGTTAAAAAACCTTGATAAAAATAGATATATTGACCCCAACTCCGTTGACAAAAACTTGCTTGACTCTCCCACCGAACGACAAATACAAGTCCTGCGTTTACTGGCTCAGGGTTTAGGTTTTGAACAGATTGCCAAAGAAATGTTTCTCTCTGTTAGTACAGTCAAACATTACGCCAGTGATTTGTACAGTAAATGGCACGTCAAGAACAGTTATGAGGCAATAAAAAGAGGGGCGATGCTTGGTTATATTGACTATAACTTGATTGTGAATGAATGA
- a CDS encoding pentapeptide repeat-containing protein: MPQDFSGQNLCGRSFKGQKLEGANFSYADIKSADFTDANLRGANFSHATAGLQKRWAIFLVCISWLLSGFLGFFLVSTGALIAFIFNSSRPENLVTGWTVLIVIIVVFLVILREGLNSALAVAVPVTGTLVVIAAVAVPVVFAGYGAGAIAIAGSGILAVPVAFAFAGVVTVAGSGVFAVPVAVAVAFAVAVTVAGSRVFAVAVAFAFAVTGVVAFVVGTSAFAFAVTGVVAFVVGTSAFAVAGILLSAFIAWRAIRGDEKYTPIRNIAVNLAATGGTSFHGADLTDADFTQATLKSTDLRNTILICSCWHQAKMLDRVRPGSTYLQNSQVRQLLVTKQGQDKNFDRQILRGINLKAANLADASFIGADLSEANLQDADLSRAKLKQTQLDGTDLTGATLTGAFIEDWGITNTTKLNGVRCEYVYMRLPTKENPDPLRKPDNNKEVFADGEFGDFIQPIFDTLDLYHNQGVDPRAIAISFKQLAENHPEADLRIVGMEVRAEDKFLLRAKTADTADKSQLSAEYFDSYNETKSLPEREIQLLLEEKDSRIRSLETMVMTALERPSFYSNIQVEEVGTMTNNPGGFSVGGSVGGDIRNLQGDKNRATQGDNNQGVLGDGNQVTQQNQVGADTGESLTKEDVVKLLAQLETLIKGAELPADTKEEVIEDLSAAKKATDKEEPNKQRALERLGTVAETLEKTSKGVEAGQKVWTIAKPIIVKVATWLGVAAGSHLLGL, from the coding sequence ATGCCCCAGGACTTCTCCGGTCAAAATCTTTGTGGGCGCTCCTTCAAGGGACAAAAACTTGAGGGTGCAAATTTTAGTTATGCAGATATCAAGAGTGCAGATTTTACAGATGCAAATCTGAGGGGGGCAAACTTTAGCCATGCTACTGCTGGACTACAAAAGCGTTGGGCTATTTTTTTAGTCTGTATTTCGTGGTTACTATCTGGATTTTTAGGATTTTTTTTAGTTTCTACTGGAGCTTTAATAGCTTTTATATTTAACAGTTCAAGACCAGAAAATCTGGTTACAGGCTGGACTGTCTTAATAGTAATAATTGTTGTTTTTTTAGTCATCCTTCGCGAAGGATTAAACTCAGCCCTCGCCGTCGCCGTACCCGTCACTGGAACCTTAGTCGTCATTGCAGCCGTCGCCGTACCCGTCGTCTTCGCCGGATATGGAGCCGGAGCAATCGCCATCGCGGGATCTGGAATATTGGCTGTACCCGTCGCCTTCGCCTTTGCCGGAGTCGTCACCGTTGCGGGATCTGGAGTATTCGCTGTACCCGTCGCCGTCGCCGTCGCCTTTGCCGTCGCCGTCACCGTTGCGGGATCTAGAGTATTCGCCGTCGCTGTCGCCTTTGCCTTTGCCGTGACCGGAGTAGTCGCCTTCGTCGTCGGAACCTCCGCCTTTGCCTTTGCCGTGACCGGAGTAGTCGCCTTCGTCGTCGGAACTTCCGCCTTTGCCGTCGCCGGAATTTTACTTAGTGCTTTCATTGCTTGGAGAGCAATAAGAGGGGATGAAAAATACACTCCTATTCGCAACATCGCTGTCAACCTTGCTGCAACAGGAGGTACAAGCTTTCATGGCGCTGACTTAACGGATGCTGATTTCACCCAAGCTACGCTCAAAAGTACAGATTTGCGAAACACTATCCTTATCTGTAGCTGTTGGCATCAAGCTAAAATGCTTGACCGTGTTCGTCCTGGTTCAACTTATCTGCAAAACTCACAAGTACGTCAACTGTTGGTTACAAAACAAGGACAAGACAAAAACTTTGACCGTCAAATTTTGCGGGGTATCAACTTAAAAGCAGCTAACCTAGCAGATGCCAGCTTTATTGGTGCTGACCTCAGTGAAGCCAATTTGCAAGATGCCGATTTGTCAAGGGCAAAGCTAAAGCAAACCCAACTAGACGGCACAGATTTAACAGGTGCAACACTCACCGGAGCTTTCATTGAAGATTGGGGAATCACGAATACAACTAAATTAAATGGAGTGCGGTGTGAATACGTTTATATGCGACTGCCTACAAAAGAAAACCCTGATCCACTTCGCAAACCTGATAACAATAAAGAAGTGTTTGCAGATGGGGAGTTCGGTGATTTCATTCAACCTATTTTTGATACACTTGACCTCTACCACAACCAAGGAGTTGACCCAAGGGCGATCGCAATTTCCTTTAAGCAGTTAGCAGAAAATCACCCAGAGGCGGATTTACGAATTGTTGGCATGGAAGTACGAGCTGAAGATAAATTTTTGCTTCGTGCTAAAACCGCAGATACGGCTGACAAGTCCCAACTGAGTGCAGAATATTTTGATAGTTATAACGAGACAAAAAGCTTGCCAGAGCGAGAAATTCAATTACTACTAGAAGAAAAAGATAGTAGAATTCGTAGTTTAGAAACTATGGTAATGACGGCGCTAGAGCGTCCCAGCTTTTATTCAAATATCCAAGTTGAAGAGGTAGGTACTATGACTAACAACCCCGGTGGCTTTTCAGTTGGTGGTTCAGTTGGCGGCGATATCAGAAACTTGCAAGGCGATAAGAACCGCGCAACTCAAGGTGACAATAACCAAGGTGTGCTTGGTGATGGTAATCAGGTGACGCAACAAAATCAAGTGGGTGCAGACACCGGAGAATCACTAACTAAAGAGGATGTTGTCAAGTTACTGGCACAATTAGAAACTTTAATTAAAGGGGCAGAACTCCCAGCCGACACTAAAGAAGAAGTAATTGAAGATTTGAGTGCAGCTAAGAAAGCCACAGATAAAGAAGAACCAAACAAGCAACGTGCATTAGAGCGTTTGGGAACTGTGGCAGAAACACTTGAAAAAACAAGTAAGGGCGTGGAAGCTGGTCAGAAAGTCTGGACAATAGCCAAGCCGATTATTGTGAAAGTTGCAACTTGGTTAGGTGTTGCTGCTGGTTCTCACCTGTTGGGATTGTAG
- a CDS encoding NACHT domain-containing protein, with protein MSQLPENFEPRQPDSSAPENVVEGNQNRAVQGNDNQAVLGDGNTVNQEHNNWIINTLNVLLNQQTTTPVGNPARPNNQRILLAAVKEEVTARLRQSLHNAVLINLGKESQPQQVKRPWDAEIKIGLKPAVPLPDTTTVLSVFESEEIAGKLLILGAPGAGKTTTQLELAQELIKRAEEQPDYPVPVLFNLSSWKDDRQSITDWLVVELKSKYGVSTKLGQDWVNNHQLLPLLDGLDELEPQRQELCVQKINQFLAGETRPISLVVCSRIEEYSNYSTQLQLNGAIYLQPLSNNQICDYLTSINYIELWSTISSDLDLLELVKTPLLLSITVLASQEISVEAWQHLNSTADRLQYLLDAYVGRMLTRNINSRAYFKNKTPNPKQTRLWLVWLAQQMQREAKTEFLIEEMQPSLLKTKILKVIYNLIVWGVIQMLIYGLIYGLSFGLIGGLIGGLSFGLIGGLIGGLINGLFGEIIEYKLENIGLIRSNNFFNKTIIKWLIFGLSFGLISGLSFGLIGMLSVGLSVGLSVGLISGLIGDKIEAIETLKFSYHNFKNALSVGLIFGLSVELISDLISGLSVDLIFGTISGLISGLISGLISGLFYGLIFGFHGLEIENKTIPNQGIWQSAKNTVKLSTLFFLPSTILIFLIQRILQKNSLNEALIFSLVSGLLLGLLVAIPRSGTPVIKHFTLRLILYRNGYIPWNYARFLNYCTERLFLQRVGGRYRFIHKLLQEHFAKMEFKRN; from the coding sequence ATGAGTCAGCTACCTGAGAACTTTGAACCACGGCAGCCTGATAGTTCCGCACCTGAAAATGTAGTAGAGGGGAATCAAAACCGAGCCGTTCAGGGTAATGATAACCAAGCTGTTCTGGGGGATGGCAATACTGTTAATCAAGAGCATAACAACTGGATTATCAATACTCTGAATGTTTTATTAAATCAGCAGACAACAACACCAGTAGGCAACCCTGCTCGACCAAATAATCAACGAATACTACTAGCCGCAGTCAAAGAAGAAGTTACAGCACGGTTAAGGCAATCTCTACACAATGCTGTGCTAATTAATTTAGGTAAAGAGTCGCAACCGCAACAAGTAAAGCGCCCTTGGGATGCTGAGATAAAAATTGGCTTAAAGCCTGCTGTACCTCTCCCAGATACCACAACTGTTTTGTCAGTTTTTGAGTCAGAAGAAATTGCAGGTAAACTGTTAATACTGGGTGCGCCAGGGGCAGGAAAGACGACTACACAATTAGAACTGGCTCAAGAATTAATTAAACGTGCAGAAGAACAGCCTGATTATCCCGTTCCTGTTTTATTTAATTTATCGTCTTGGAAAGATGACCGCCAATCTATAACTGATTGGTTAGTGGTTGAACTCAAATCTAAATATGGTGTTTCAACTAAACTTGGTCAAGATTGGGTAAACAATCACCAATTACTACCATTGCTTGATGGTTTGGATGAACTTGAACCACAGCGTCAAGAACTTTGTGTCCAAAAAATTAATCAGTTTTTAGCAGGTGAAACTAGACCAATTTCTCTAGTTGTTTGTAGCCGCATTGAGGAATATAGTAACTACTCTACTCAATTACAACTTAACGGTGCTATCTACTTACAGCCTTTAAGCAATAATCAAATTTGTGATTATCTAACCTCTATAAATTATATAGAACTGTGGTCAACTATCAGTAGCGACTTAGACTTGCTAGAGTTGGTTAAAACTCCCTTACTACTTAGCATTACTGTTTTAGCTTCTCAAGAAATATCTGTTGAAGCATGGCAACATTTGAATTCTACAGCAGACCGTCTTCAGTATTTGCTAGATGCCTATGTGGGGCGGATGTTGACACGGAATATTAATAGTAGGGCATATTTCAAGAATAAAACTCCTAATCCTAAACAAACCCGACTGTGGCTTGTTTGGTTAGCTCAACAAATGCAAAGGGAAGCTAAAACTGAGTTCTTAATTGAAGAAATGCAGCCTAGTTTATTAAAAACTAAAATCCTCAAAGTTATTTATAATTTGATTGTCTGGGGAGTTATACAAATGCTGATTTATGGACTGATTTATGGGCTGAGTTTTGGGCTGATTGGAGGGCTGATTGGAGGGCTGAGTTTTGGGCTGATTGGAGGGCTGATTGGAGGGCTGATTAATGGTTTATTTGGTGAGATAATAGAGTATAAACTTGAAAATATAGGTTTAATTAGGTCTAATAATTTTTTTAACAAAACCATTATAAAATGGCTGATTTTTGGGCTGAGTTTTGGGCTGATTTCTGGGCTGAGTTTTGGGCTGATTGGAATGCTGAGTGTAGGGCTGAGTGTAGGGCTGAGTGTAGGGCTGATTTCTGGGCTGATTGGAGATAAAATTGAAGCAATTGAAACCCTAAAATTTTCTTATCATAATTTCAAAAATGCGCTGAGTGTAGGGCTGATTTTTGGGCTGAGTGTAGAGCTGATTTCTGATCTGATTTCTGGGCTGAGTGTAGATCTGATTTTTGGGACGATTTCTGGGCTGATTTCTGGGCTGATTTCTGGGCTGATTTCTGGGCTGTTTTATGGGCTGATTTTTGGATTTCATGGGTTAGAGATAGAAAATAAAACTATTCCTAACCAAGGTATTTGGCAATCTGCTAAAAATACAGTAAAGTTATCAACATTGTTTTTTTTACCTTCCACAATATTAATCTTTTTGATTCAACGAATTCTACAAAAGAATAGTTTAAATGAAGCTTTAATTTTTAGCTTGGTGTCTGGATTACTTTTGGGATTATTGGTGGCGATACCTAGAAGCGGAACACCCGTTATTAAACACTTTACCCTACGCCTCATTCTCTACCGCAACGGCTACATCCCCTGGAACTACGCCCGTTTCCTCAACTACTGCACCGAGCGATTATTTCTCCAGCGTGTTGGTGGCCGCTATCGCTTCATCCACAAACTGCTGCAAGAGCATTTCGCCAAAATGGAGTTCAAGCGGAATTAG
- a CDS encoding tyrosine-type recombinase/integrase — protein MNKLSTYTESSITSVALKLQASNDFLAELQQKAKTTQRGYAGNIRIFFEYFLQREPNQKDVEEFWGLDDQTANGLILKFKNHLVASGRKAATINRYLAALKYLIKVGRNLKHCRYHFDSDRIESMIVTKYRDTRGVVVDEYNKVFDVIDITCTKGKRDYALFLLLWANVLRRGEVAKLMVGDFDYHDLTLTVYGKGKGNDSTRIDLNPEVAEAVSDWLGCRTNIKPSDPLFIALDFHNYGHQLTGDGIYAIVRKTCERAGIKKRMTPHKIRHSGITDALDLASGDYRKVQHLSRHADPRTILVYEDNKNQYQLELTNKLAARVGKRRQSQ, from the coding sequence ATGAATAAGTTAAGTACATATACTGAAAGTTCTATTACCTCTGTGGCTTTGAAGCTGCAAGCGTCAAATGATTTTTTGGCGGAGTTGCAGCAGAAGGCTAAGACGACGCAACGGGGGTATGCTGGCAATATACGGATATTTTTTGAGTATTTTTTGCAAAGGGAGCCGAATCAGAAGGATGTTGAGGAGTTCTGGGGGTTGGATGACCAGACGGCTAACGGGTTAATCCTCAAGTTTAAGAATCATTTGGTGGCATCGGGTAGGAAGGCGGCAACTATTAACCGGTACTTGGCCGCCCTCAAGTATTTAATCAAAGTGGGACGGAACCTCAAGCACTGCCGATATCACTTTGATAGCGACCGCATTGAGTCAATGATTGTGACTAAGTACAGGGATACGCGGGGTGTTGTAGTTGATGAATACAACAAAGTTTTTGATGTAATTGATATCACTTGCACCAAGGGAAAGCGGGATTATGCTTTATTTCTGCTGCTTTGGGCAAATGTTTTGCGGCGGGGGGAGGTGGCGAAGTTAATGGTAGGAGATTTTGATTACCACGATTTGACTTTAACTGTTTACGGCAAGGGTAAGGGCAATGATTCTACTAGGATTGACTTAAACCCAGAAGTTGCAGAGGCGGTTAGCGATTGGTTGGGTTGTCGTACAAATATTAAACCCAGCGATCCTTTGTTTATCGCGCTTGACTTCCACAATTATGGACACCAACTCACCGGCGATGGTATTTACGCCATTGTGAGAAAAACCTGTGAACGTGCTGGCATCAAAAAGCGGATGACACCCCATAAAATCAGGCATTCGGGGATTACCGATGCGCTGGATTTGGCGTCAGGTGACTACCGAAAGGTGCAGCATTTGAGCCGTCATGCTGACCCCAGGACTATTTTGGTTTACGAGGACAATAAGAATCAGTATCAGTTGGAGTTAACTAATAAGTTAGCAGCCCGTGTTGGTAAAAGGCGGCAATCCCAATAA
- a CDS encoding type II toxin-antitoxin system VapC family toxin, whose amino-acid sequence MYLLDTNHCTFLIEGEPKVVNHFRELGKVTLATSTIVAGELRFMAQNSQQKTANLIKIRAFLNRIDIYPIDDETAEIYGDFKSEIIKRFAAKEKSKRKTTQLQEIGIGENDLWIAATALRHSLILVTSDSDFQRMRQVREFPVESWI is encoded by the coding sequence ATGTATTTGCTTGACACAAATCATTGCACTTTTTTGATAGAAGGTGAACCAAAAGTTGTCAATCACTTTCGGGAACTAGGTAAGGTTACACTCGCCACCAGTACTATTGTGGCAGGTGAACTCAGATTCATGGCACAAAACTCCCAACAAAAAACTGCAAATCTCATCAAAATTCGCGCATTTCTCAACCGAATTGATATTTATCCAATTGATGATGAAACGGCAGAAATTTACGGAGATTTCAAGTCGGAAATTATTAAAAGATTTGCAGCCAAAGAAAAGAGTAAACGCAAAACAACTCAACTACAAGAAATTGGCATCGGTGAAAATGACCTGTGGATTGCTGCTACAGCTTTACGCCATTCATTAATTCTCGTTACATCAGATAGTGATTTTCAAAGAATGCGTCAAGTCAGGGAATTTCCTGTAGAAAGTTGGATTTGA
- a CDS encoding DUF2281 domain-containing protein, with the protein MTSKELLIQEIETLPPELLTEALNFIREIKTSHTAKQSSTNNLRGSTAEDLLEFAGTWSGDDIRECLQLVHDTRMPLEF; encoded by the coding sequence ATGACTAGCAAAGAATTACTAATCCAAGAAATAGAAACTTTACCACCAGAATTGTTAACAGAAGCACTTAATTTTATTCGAGAAATCAAAACCAGTCATACAGCAAAACAGTCAAGTACAAATAACTTACGTGGTTCTACAGCTGAAGATTTACTAGAATTTGCAGGAACTTGGTCAGGTGATGATATCAGAGAATGTCTTCAGCTTGTTCATGATACTCGTATGCCACTGGAATTTTAA
- a CDS encoding ParA family protein — protein sequence MIITLASFKGGVAKTTSAIHIACFLSQHGSTLLVDGDPNHSATGWAKRGALPFKVVDLLQAPMHSRNFDHVVIDTAARPSHEDLEALADGCNLLILPTTPDALAMDALLQTVGALKSLGSDRYRVLLTIIPPAPRLTGQQAREALSAEGIPLFQHGIRRFAVYEKAALEGLPVYQVKDRSSKIAWREYQEVGKEILS from the coding sequence GTGATTATCACCCTTGCCAGTTTCAAGGGAGGTGTCGCTAAAACGACAAGCGCCATCCACATTGCTTGCTTTCTATCTCAGCATGGCAGCACCTTACTGGTTGATGGCGACCCAAACCATAGTGCTACAGGATGGGCAAAGCGAGGAGCATTACCCTTTAAAGTTGTGGATTTACTACAAGCTCCTATGCACAGCCGTAATTTTGACCATGTAGTTATTGACACCGCAGCTAGACCAAGCCACGAAGATTTAGAAGCACTCGCAGATGGGTGCAATCTATTAATTCTGCCTACTACCCCTGATGCTTTAGCGATGGATGCACTGTTGCAGACTGTAGGCGCTCTCAAATCATTGGGCAGCGATCGCTATCGTGTGTTGCTCACAATTATTCCCCCAGCCCCTCGCTTAACCGGACAGCAGGCACGGGAAGCATTGTCGGCAGAGGGAATACCACTATTTCAACATGGGATTAGACGATTTGCTGTTTATGAAAAAGCGGCATTGGAGGGGCTGCCAGTTTACCAAGTAAAAGACCGCAGCAGCAAAATAGCATGGCGGGAGTATCAAGAGGTGGGTAAGGAGATATTGTCATGA